The segment CCACATCGGATATTTCCCAATTTGCTGCAGAGTTGTTTGTCGGTTTAGATACTTGTTTAGTGGTCCTTTACTTTGCAGGGTTTCCGTGGCTCCATGTGGATCATCTGCGCTTTTATTACGGCATACAGCTGTCCTGTTACTCGCAGTTTTACGTCAGTCGCTGCGCTACAAACGGCACACCGGTAGTTTATCGGATTAAACAGTGTACCTTTCTTCAACAAATTTTGTCATGGCCAAGTGGGGAGAGGGAGACCCACGCTGGATTGTGGAAGAAAGAGCAGATGCGACGAATGTCAATAACTGGCACTGGTGGGTAACGAATGCGTATAGCTTATCATTCATTTTTGCCGGGTATCATCAAATTTGTGGCACAGAACATGTTCTTGAAAATTGGTGTACACCAAATTAAGACGAAATACGTGtagttttatttgcaaaaaaaatggaGATACTTATaagttttataatatatttagtttttccaGCGTTTGTACGAAGTCTCTGGAATGTCCAGTTGTTGAATGTGCTGGTCTATATTTGGACGTTTATGAATGTGTGACAGAATTAGACTCTGTACTCTGTTGAAAAGCAAACGAAGACCTATGAGTTTAGACATGCATTTGAcaaatttatttgattaaaactaaatatatgtattttgtaGCCTTCTAATGTACAAGAAAAGGAGAACCTGCTTTTTTCTGGAATTGTGATCTATTTTATTCTCTAAAATCTTATTATAGGACAGAGAGAGATGTGACAAGCTGGTCTCAAGATGTTATTAATAGCCTCCTCCTTGGAATTCGAGTAGAAGGTGAAGAAGGCTTGTGCGAAATCACAGACGTCAGCAATATAGACGGCGAGGCCTCCATCAATAACCGCAAGGGGAAACTCATCTTCTTCTATGAGTGGAATGTAAAAGCCACATGGACTGGTGGGTACACAGAAAACACCAATATTCATCTAAGCAAagcatttgaaacatttttcactTTCATGCAATGTTTTGTACTTCAGGAACAAATAAAAAGGGAATCAAATATAAAGGCACTGTTGAAATACCAAATCTCTCTGACGAAAATGACATGGATGACTTAGATGTAAGTAAACACCTTGCTACTCCAATAAAACACTTTGTATACAAAAGCACTAACTGCATGAAacgtttatttctgttttattgtacAGATCTGTGTTATAGCTTGTAAAGACCAACCAATCACACCTTTGACTGATCTCATGAGGAAGCTGGGAGTCAAAAAGATCCGAATGGCCCTGGGTAACTATGTGAAACAACTTAAAACAGGTGAGGGCTCTAAGACATTCTTATTAATATCTAactgttttttgtataaattaacCACTGTGTTCTTGTAATTTGTTATAACAGAATTCTCTCAGGGTATGATTTTACCAACAGCAGATGAACGAAGTAAACAAAAAGAGTCACAGGCAAAGGTGAAGCTGGATAAAACCCAGGCAAGTTCTGACAGAAATGTGCTGGTCTTAATTCCACTTTGTATTGAATGTGTGAATTGAAAGATTAacatacttttataaaaaaatatctaggGCCTATACTTTTAGTATGTTGGCACGGTATCAACATTGAATATGTTTCTTTCTCCACAGACTGGGTCATCCACCACAACTAACACTCCCACCAGTGGTGTCAAAATTTCAACAGTAATGTTCACTCTAAAAGACACTTTCCTTACCTCACCAGAAGAGTTGTACAGGGTTTTCATAACCCAAGAGGTAAGAATCTGttcaaatacatatacaaaaacaattaaagagTAACATGactagtgttttttttcttgaaagatGAACTGTGAGGTTGAGCTCATCTATTGCGTATCACTTTCTTATTGGTATAGATGGTACAAGCGTTTACTCACCTTGCTGCTTTTGTGGATGGGTGCCCGGGTGGCACGTTTCGGCTGCTGGAAGGAAATGTGCATGGACAATTTGCAGAACTGGtaaaataaacgtttaaatatCCAAAATAATCATctcaaaaaagtgttttttaaagtaTCCTTTTCTTAGTATTATCTGTGGAATTCTTGCCTTTTCTTCTTTAGATTACCGATCAGAAAATTGTCATGAAATGGAGATTTTCATCCTGGCCAGCTGGTACATAAGTTttaacttataaataaaaaacattctctataatttattttctgtttatttaggaACAATATGAGATGTGATAAATGTGATTTTAGTGACTGTTCTTTTAATTTGACTGTTTGGTGTCAGTGCTCTTCactgttgcatttattttattttctcccCTAGGACATACAGCaactgtcactttaaacttTGTGGATCGAGGCAATGAGACAGAGTTGACTCTGGAGGCCAAAGGAGTTCCTAGCAACGAGGAGGAAAGAATGAAGGGGGGCTGGCAAAGATACTATTTTGAGGCCATTAAACAGACATTTGGTTATGGAGCACGACTTTAAACCAATGCTACAGCATGATCACGATGTCTCAGAAACATGGAAATGCAAAAGATTGCACACCAGTGCCGTCTTTATGAAACTAAGAAAATTGGTGCCTCTGGGTTTTTTTCTGGGTTTTTGCATATGTTAGGTTGTGTTTGAATATAAGATGTATGTCTGAATgctatattatttatatgtcATGGAAATGCCAGACATGGagaatgaaaaaaacagcattttgaaaatatatttgcttgttatacattttgcaagaatttaataagaataaaatatcaattcattttataaaaacgaAAAACGTTTCTCTCTTTTTCAAGTTATTGAACCCGCAAATCATTCAAAAATCTTCAAAAATGAggtctaaaaatgaaaaactattattattttttgataaaaaatctaatggtaaaacataacacatcagtttactgtatgtttactgtACACTGCGGAAGGACGGTCAGCTGTTAAAGGCGTTCCCACATCCTGCAAGCTGTCGTGTTCACATCTGCTCCATTCGCGTACCGTAAACGCCATACTGCTATTGTGTGTGCGCATCCGATTGGTCAATTTTCTCGGGAAGTTCAGCGATTGGCTGTTGCCTATGGTACTGTATCTTGATTGGTGAATCCGTGGCGGATTAGGAAATAGGGGGTCGCTCGGTATATACAGGAATATGCTGAAACATAAGAAACGTTAACGACGGCTAAACTATTATTACTGTTTTGAACTTCcaatttttatttgagttgCTTTGGAAACATTATTCCGGATATTGTCTTGAAGTATTTTCGTAGTCTGCGACTGCCACATTATTAGGCTCTGAGAAGTGTGtgattttatgtgtttgtttagctGTGCTAGCTGCAGGCTGTCACTAGTATCGCAGGGCTGCTAGCTGCTAATGTGAATGGACTCTGTGGTCAGGTTAATGTCTGATTTGTAGTGCGAATggattgtttcattttaatatgtgCGGTGTCTTCGCAGAAGTTTATTGCTGAGCGGCTTGCTGGTCTGATTTTATAGCTAGTGTGGGTTGACGTTATGCAGTCATGTGCAGTTCACTCGACTAACGTTAGATGTCTAGATAGTTAGTTGGTTAATTTAGTCAGATTATTGGTCGTCCCCCTTGTTTCAACATGAAACCTACAAGGAAGGCTTGTGTGGTCCTGATTCTGGCTGTGGTTGTGATATTGCAAGTGACAGCTGGTAAGtccaagtgtttgtttataacaTTAAGTCAATGCTGGGGGACCTAAGAATTTAGCCCTGTATTAAACTGAAGCATGTCACTTGTGTTTTTAGACATTaaattaactgaaaaaaaacctTAAATGCATGATTTATTGTTAATGCATTGGATTATATTTGCAGATATTCCTTTGAATGATAGGAATGATGGTGTCACAGAGGATGGTCAGTCTCAGGTAATACAGCATGAGTATATGTCacatttttagatttatgtcatttatgCTTGTGCATCAGCGAAGTGAGTTGGATTTCGTCATTAGCAGTTTCATCTAAAAATAACTCTTAAGGCACATGTATTGTGTCCCATATGTTTTCAACTGCAATTGGCTagtttcttaaaacattaatgcaaacacacaaaatggcATTTAATAATAGAATGATGGGGCTCAAATGTGTAAACCAGTCTACTTTCACTTTAATCACTGCtttgttttactttcttttgtGTCATTATAAGAGCACAGATGATAATGGTGGATCCAGAATTATGGCAGGTCAGGCGTACGTTCCTAAACATGCCCAGACTGAGAGAAGCACAACAGATACTAGTGTCGAGAGCGAGGTTGAGGGCATTGAAAAAGAAGATCTTCCAAGTCAGCCCCCTCCAGCAAAGGAGTATCGTAAGGAGGGTAAGTAGACCCAGGTGGGCTGACTTCTAGTTTCGGTATTGTGAGGTTTGCAGGTGCTTCCTGAATAAGACGTAATTTCAAATTCTCTGTGGTTAGATTTGTCTATGAATGTCAGAATTATTTACTCTTGCTCTGTTGCCAATATTTAGCTCCGGTAGGCTCTTATGTCTCTGAGAAGTTAGATCTTAGCATAAAGGCAGAAGATGTTTTGTTCCTTAGTTCCTTGTGAGCTTGTAGTAAAGAAACCTTTTTAAGCCACGTGTTCACGTGTGTAGTTTGTGAACGTGCCTGGTTAATCTAACATTTTTCCATTGGTGTCCGTCATATTCCATAGTTCCGGTGGTGAATGGCGGCACAGCCTCTGGGGAACCATGTATCTTTCCCTTTATGTTCCAAGAGAAAGAGTTCTCTGATTGCACTACTGAGGGCAGAGAGGATGGGAGGCTGTGGTGCGCCACAACCTATAACTACAACACTGATAAGAAGTGGGGCTTCTGTGAAAGTGAGTGAGCAGAAATGAAAGATCTCATAAACTCATGAAAGATTTCTTTACACATTAAGAGAATGTTGCTTTTGTGTGCTTACTTGATACCAGTTTATGTTCTTGCATAATCTGCTGTTCTTCGGCATTTAGCCTACATATAACAAGAGTTTCATCAATACCTGCTTTGATAAAATCAGGCATGAGTTGAGAAGTTGCCATTCCTAATGTGAGAGTTGTGTCTTCACCTCATAGCGCTGGAGCAGTCTGAGCAGAGGAGATTGATGGAAGAGGCTGAGAAACAGTACCAAACCACAATTAAGATGATAAATGGCACCAACAGAAAGAGCCAGAAGAAGGAGTGAGCGTTATTTCCTGTTATTTGTTTGCTTCTTGACTGTTTTGATGATTTCTGTCAGCAAATACACAAACCCCTGATACATGATGATACACTGTGTTTACTACAGTGGACATCCATTCAAATGACATACATTTGACTCGGCTGATGAAAGTTGATGAAATTGTCTAATGTGTCAATTGGCCGTAAACTGTACACATAAAATCTACATAGTCACATTTGCACAGACTctgttttaatgttgaaaatGGTTGAAGTTATGttcttttctcttttacagGTTGTATGAAAAACTTTTGAAGATTGCTGAGAGGGGTCATGTCAAGGCCATGGAGAAGGTGGCATATGCCATGTTGTTTGGAGACTATTTACCCCAGAGCGTTCCTCAGGCTAAGGAGATCTTTGAGAAACTGGCACTGGATGGATCCCCTAAGGCTCAGACagtaattactttttttgtccAACAGTTGTTTTCTATAATAAAACTGATATCAGTGCTTTTATGATTCATGGAAGCTGGAAAGAACAACACATTTGATCAATATTTGTAGTGATGTTGTCTATAACaagtgatattttttttaacgcaCTTCTGTTTTACCATTATTAATAAGGACTATTCAATTCTCAGGCACTTGGTTTCCTGTATGCTGCAGGATTAGGTGTGAACTCAAGTCAAGCAAAggtatttaatttctttatataGCAAAGCATACTCATTATAATATGAACTTATTTTGAACGAAGATACTCTTTTACATAATTTCAGGCATTGGTGTACTACACCTTTGGAGCTTTAGGTGGAAACCTGGTAGCACACATGATTCTGGTAAGAAGAATCCTCTGTCCTATGTTTTGAAtaagtgatttatttttggaAAGGTTGGATATAGTTTGAGGCAGGAAACTACACTTGATTACTTATTTAGCGTGTATGTCAACTCTCATGACTGTGCTACTTACATCAAGTTTGGTGTATCAACAAGCCTTGATCTGAACAGACACTAACACCATAGATGGAGTATCTTATTCTCTGGCCTTTGTAACGGTATACGTGCATGTATGCTGTTCTTTCAGTCCTACGTGATAAATCTCCTTAATGCACTTCTTT is part of the Triplophysa dalaica isolate WHDGS20190420 chromosome 13, ASM1584641v1, whole genome shotgun sequence genome and harbors:
- the ahsa1a gene encoding activator of 90 kDa heat shock protein ATPase homolog 1a, which produces MAKWGEGDPRWIVEERADATNVNNWHWTERDVTSWSQDVINSLLLGIRVEGEEGLCEITDVSNIDGEASINNRKGKLIFFYEWNVKATWTGTNKKGIKYKGTVEIPNLSDENDMDDLDICVIACKDQPITPLTDLMRKLGVKKIRMALGNYVKQLKTEFSQGMILPTADERSKQKESQAKVKLDKTQTGSSTTTNTPTSGVKISTVMFTLKDTFLTSPEELYRVFITQEMVQAFTHLAAFVDGCPGGTFRLLEGNVHGQFAELITDQKIVMKWRFSSWPAGHTATVTLNFVDRGNETELTLEAKGVPSNEEERMKGGWQRYYFEAIKQTFGYGARL